One Diospyros lotus cultivar Yz01 chromosome 1, ASM1463336v1, whole genome shotgun sequence genomic window carries:
- the LOC127793742 gene encoding adenylate isopentenyltransferase 5, chloroplastic-like — translation MNSAANDSVQKHKVVFIMGATGTGKSRLSIDIATRFPAEIINSDKIQVYEGLDIVTNKISNLEMKGIPHHLLGQVQPNADFTATDFCVHAMVAMEDIVKRGKIPVIVGGSNSFMEALVEDPQFDFKGKYEFCAIWLDVSLPVLDSYVRKRVDQMCQAGLVEEVRGMFQPDADYTRGIYRAIGVPELDQYFRAEAEVDQAAKAEMLEEAIEQIKANTCDLVRKQLGRIYWAWDKLGWPLHRIDATVVFESSGLEADLMWDELVAKPSLAVANGLLNAF, via the exons ATGAACTCTGCCGCTAACGATTCCGTTCAGAAGCACAAGGTCGTTTTCATCATGGGTGCCACCGGCACGGGCAAGTCCCGCTTGTCCATTGATATTGCCACTCGTTTTCCGGCTGAAATCATAAACTCGGACAAGATACAGGTCTACGAGGGCCTGGACATAGTCACAAACAAAATCTCCAATCTGGAGATGAAAGGGATTCCCCACCATCTCCTCGGCCAG GTGCAACCTAACGCTGATTTCACTGCGACTGACTTTTGCGTTCACGCGATGGTCGCGATGGAAGATATCGTGAAGCGAGGGAAGATTCCGGTGATCGTTGGCGGTTCGAACTCCTTTATGGAAGCCCTGGTGGAGGACCCGCAGTTTGATTTCAAGGGCAAGTACGAGTTTTGTGCCATCTGGCTCGACGTATCGTTGCCAGTGCTTGACTCTTACGTGAGGAAACGAGTCGATCAGATGTGCCAAGCAG GGCTGGTGGAGGAGGTGCGGGGGATGTTTCAGCCGGACGCCGACTACACCAGGGGAATATACCGGGCAATTGGGGTACCGGAGCTGGACCAGTATTTTAGAGCGGAGGCGGAGGTCGACCAGGCAGCGAAGGCGGAGATGCTGGAGGAAGCTATCGAACAGATCAAGGCAAACACCTGTGACCTAGTGAGAAAACAGCTCGGTAGGATCTATTGGGCGTGGGACAAGTTGGGGTGGCCGCTGCACCGCATCGACGCGACGGTGGTGTTCGAGAGCTCCGGCCTGGAGGCTGACCTTATGTGGGATGAACTGGTGGCGAAGCCGAGCCTGGCGGTGGCGAATGGATTACTGAACGCATTTTGA